The Polaribacter sp. Q13 sequence TTGCTTGATATAGATGTTTGAATTGTTTTTTCTTTTTTACCTCTTTCTATGAGTTGTACTACTGCAAGTTTCCATTCTTCCATAATACTTTTTAAAGCTGTTTGGTATACTTTTTCTGAGTCTCCAATTTCGTTTATTAAATTATTCATTGGACAACCCTGTTGTTTTTCTTCTATAGAAAATGATTTAATTTTATCTAAAAAAGTTAGTTTAAGAAGTTCAATGGCATCAATAGAGGTGTAAAGTGGAGAAATCATGAGATCATAAACTCTTTCTTGTAATTTTAATTTTATTACAGCTAAGCCTAACTCTCTTTTGTTTTTATAATGATGATAAAAAGCTCCTTTTGTAAGCTTTGTTTCTTTCATTATTTTATCTATGCTTGTTGTTTTAAAACCATTTTTATAAAACAATTTATAAGACTCATTGAGTATTAATTGTTTTGTAGATTCCGATTTTAGTTTCTGTAACATTTTTCGAATTTAATAAAAAATACTAAGCAGTATGTTTTATT is a genomic window containing:
- a CDS encoding TetR/AcrR family transcriptional regulator encodes the protein MLQKLKSESTKQLILNESYKLFYKNGFKTTSIDKIMKETKLTKGAFYHHYKNKRELGLAVIKLKLQERVYDLMISPLYTSIDAIELLKLTFLDKIKSFSIEEKQQGCPMNNLINEIGDSEKVYQTALKSIMEEWKLAVVQLIERGKKEKTIQTSISSKSVAVYLISAFEGIRGIRKIYDNDEVVDQYRLGLSMYINQIKA